From a region of the Chlamydiales bacterium genome:
- the nudC gene encoding NAD(+) diphosphatase: MLTQDDYAIFFNGDKVLKHKDKDSFIIPCGDVYKSPNQLPSKRDYFYIGDYASKKIFGASYNLPEEEGRLILTPARDALVMANAKTSHLICRAKHLLNWHHSSLYSGCCGVPTTLSLTEIAKICETCKKTIYPTTSSFVIVLIEKGGKLLLARSPHFAKGMYSTLAGFVDAGESYENAVRREAQEEVGIKVKDLTYFGSQSWPFPSSIAVAFKAKHDSGEIQMDPTEIEDARWFDPKQLPPLPHPCSISRHIIDAYAKNL; the protein is encoded by the coding sequence ATGCTAACACAAGATGATTATGCCATTTTTTTTAATGGTGACAAGGTTCTCAAACACAAAGACAAAGATTCATTTATCATTCCTTGCGGCGATGTATACAAAAGTCCAAATCAACTGCCTAGCAAAAGAGATTATTTTTATATCGGTGACTATGCCAGCAAAAAAATATTTGGGGCTTCTTATAATCTACCAGAAGAGGAAGGCAGATTAATCTTGACTCCAGCGCGGGATGCACTCGTGATGGCAAATGCAAAAACCTCTCATCTCATCTGCCGTGCGAAACATTTGCTCAATTGGCATCACTCTTCTCTTTACAGCGGATGTTGCGGTGTGCCGACAACATTAAGTCTGACCGAAATCGCCAAAATCTGTGAAACCTGTAAAAAAACGATCTATCCTACCACCTCGTCATTTGTAATTGTACTCATTGAAAAGGGAGGGAAACTTTTATTAGCCCGTTCTCCCCATTTTGCAAAAGGGATGTACAGTACTCTTGCAGGTTTCGTTGATGCGGGAGAATCGTATGAAAATGCGGTTCGCCGAGAAGCCCAGGAGGAGGTTGGAATTAAAGTCAAAGACCTCACTTACTTTGGAAGTCAATCCTGGCCGTTTCCTTCCTCAATAGCAGTTGCATTCAAGGCAAAACATGACTCGGGGGAAATTCAGATGGATCCAACAGAAATCGAAGATGCCCGGTGGTTTGATCCTAAACAACTACCTCCTTTGCCCCATCCATGCAGCATTTCTAGACATATCATCGA